One Mycolicibacterium goodii genomic region harbors:
- a CDS encoding aspartate kinase, with product MALVVQKYGGSSVADAERIRRVAERIVETKKAGNDVVVVVSAMGDTTDDLLDLARQVSPAPPPREMDMLLTAGERISNALVAMAIESLGAQARSFTGSQAGVITTGTHGNAKIIDVTPGRLRDALDEGQIVLVAGFQGVSQDSKDVTTLGRGGSDTTAVAVAAALNADVCEIYTDVDGIFTADPRIVSNARHLDTVSFEEMLEMAACGAKVLMLRCVEYARRYNVPIHVRSSYSDKPGTIVKGSIEDIPMEDAILTGVAHDRSEAKVTVVGLPDVPGYAAKVFRAVAEADVNIDMVLQNISKIEDGKTDITFTCARDNGPTAVEKLTALKNEIGFSQVLYDDHIGKVSLIGAGMRSHPGVTATFCEALAEAGINIDLISTSEIRISVLIKDTELDKAVTALHEAFGLGGEDEAVVYAGTGR from the coding sequence GTGGCGCTCGTCGTACAGAAATACGGCGGATCCTCGGTGGCAGACGCCGAGCGCATCCGACGGGTCGCCGAGCGGATCGTGGAGACCAAGAAGGCGGGCAACGATGTCGTCGTCGTCGTCTCCGCGATGGGTGACACCACCGATGACCTCCTGGACCTGGCCCGTCAGGTGTCCCCGGCACCGCCGCCGCGCGAGATGGACATGCTGCTGACGGCCGGTGAGCGCATCTCCAACGCGCTCGTCGCGATGGCCATCGAGTCGCTCGGCGCGCAGGCCCGCTCGTTCACCGGATCGCAGGCCGGCGTCATCACCACGGGCACCCACGGCAACGCCAAGATCATCGACGTCACGCCCGGGCGGCTGCGCGACGCGCTCGACGAGGGCCAGATCGTTCTCGTGGCCGGGTTCCAGGGCGTCAGCCAGGACAGCAAGGACGTCACCACGCTCGGGCGTGGCGGCTCCGACACCACGGCCGTCGCGGTGGCGGCGGCGCTGAACGCCGATGTCTGCGAGATCTACACCGACGTCGACGGCATCTTCACCGCGGACCCGCGCATCGTCTCCAACGCCCGCCATCTCGACACCGTCTCCTTCGAGGAGATGCTGGAGATGGCGGCCTGCGGTGCGAAAGTCCTGATGCTGCGCTGCGTCGAGTACGCCCGCCGCTACAACGTGCCCATCCACGTCCGGTCGTCGTACTCGGACAAGCCAGGCACCATCGTCAAAGGATCGATCGAGGACATCCCCATGGAAGACGCCATCCTGACCGGAGTAGCCCACGACCGCAGCGAGGCCAAGGTCACGGTGGTCGGCCTGCCCGACGTTCCCGGGTACGCCGCCAAGGTGTTCCGCGCGGTCGCCGAGGCCGACGTGAACATCGACATGGTGCTGCAGAACATCTCGAAGATCGAGGACGGCAAGACCGACATCACGTTCACCTGCGCGCGGGACAACGGTCCCACCGCGGTCGAGAAGCTCACGGCGCTCAAGAACGAGATCGGCTTCAGCCAGGTGCTGTACGACGACCACATCGGCAAGGTGTCGCTGATCGGCGCCGGCATGCGGTCGCATCCCGGGGTGACCGCCACGTTCTGTGAGGCACTCGCGGAGGCAGGCATCAACATCGACCTGATCTCCACCTCGGAGATCCGTATCTCGGTGCTGATCAAGGACACCGAACTGGACAAGGCCGTCACCGCCCTGCACGAGGCATTCGGCCTCGGCGGTGAGGACGAGGCCGTCGTGTACGCGGGAACGGGGCGCTGA
- a CDS encoding aspartate-semialdehyde dehydrogenase, giving the protein MVNIGVVGATGQVGQVMRKLLEERNFPATSVRFFASARSEGKKLPFRGQEIEVENSETADPSGLDIALFSAGATMSRVQAPRFAEAGAVVIDNSSAWRKDPDVPLVVSEVNFDRDVRDAKLKKGIIANPNCTTMAAMPALKVLHDEAGLQRLVVSSYQAVSGSGIAGVEELAGQARAVIDGAEQLVHDGSALEYPAPNKYVAPIAFNIVPLAGSYVDDGSGETDEDQKLRNESRKILGIPELLVSGTCVRVPVFTGHSLSINAEFSQPLSVERAKELLGSAPGVKLVDVPTPLAAAGIDDCLVGRIRQDPGVPDGRGLALFVSGDNLRKGAALNTIQIAELLAATL; this is encoded by the coding sequence ATGGTGAACATCGGTGTGGTTGGCGCGACCGGTCAGGTCGGCCAGGTCATGCGCAAACTGCTCGAAGAGCGCAACTTCCCGGCCACCTCGGTGCGGTTCTTCGCCTCGGCGCGCTCCGAGGGCAAGAAGCTGCCATTCCGCGGCCAGGAGATCGAGGTCGAGAACAGCGAGACCGCCGACCCGTCCGGCCTGGACATCGCCCTGTTCTCGGCAGGCGCCACGATGTCGCGCGTGCAGGCTCCGCGGTTCGCCGAGGCCGGCGCGGTTGTCATCGACAACTCGTCGGCGTGGCGCAAGGATCCCGACGTGCCGCTGGTGGTCAGCGAGGTCAACTTCGACCGGGACGTGCGTGACGCGAAGCTCAAGAAGGGCATCATCGCCAACCCCAACTGCACGACCATGGCCGCGATGCCCGCGCTCAAGGTGCTGCACGACGAGGCAGGCCTGCAGCGTCTTGTCGTGTCGAGCTACCAGGCCGTTTCCGGTAGCGGAATCGCCGGTGTCGAAGAGTTGGCCGGTCAGGCCCGCGCCGTCATCGACGGTGCCGAGCAGCTGGTGCACGACGGGTCGGCGCTGGAGTACCCCGCGCCCAACAAGTACGTGGCGCCGATCGCGTTCAACATCGTTCCGCTGGCGGGTTCCTACGTCGACGACGGCTCCGGCGAGACCGACGAAGATCAGAAGCTGCGCAACGAGAGCCGCAAGATCCTCGGCATCCCCGAACTGCTGGTGTCCGGCACGTGCGTGCGGGTGCCGGTGTTCACCGGACACTCGCTGTCGATCAACGCCGAGTTCTCACAACCGCTCTCGGTGGAACGGGCCAAGGAACTGCTGGGTTCGGCGCCGGGCGTGAAGCTCGTCGACGTTCCCACCCCGCTGGCCGCGGCGGGCATCGACGACTGCCTCGTCGGCCGCATCCGCCAGGATCCGGGCGTGCCCGACGGCCGCGGTCTTGCGTTGTTCGTCTCCGGGGACAACCTCCGTAAGGGCGCGGCGCTCAACACCATCCAGATCGCAGAACTGTTGGCCGCCACCCTCTGA
- a CDS encoding DUF4185 domain-containing protein, producing MFLCWNALSAGAGVAQADSGLAPGQVLRIGPSAGTGTPTGDYGIGATDLCEFMEFPSRVLQVCGDSFAGQAVGFGGWYSPIALHVEPDSIDDPAGIRYDGVSGVDKPLLADPTPPGSSQLPAGVVSINRENYMMVTVTRDLTPQTSRLVKADAAQAGWTTIPGSQREASYLGGTQSQVSGYYDPIPTPESPRGWVYIVANNFDRSGPVFLYRVTPQDFTDRSAWQGWSSAAGRWGEPATPLWSDRLGEMSIRLIDGKAVLSYFNATTGNMEMRVADDPTQLGSAPVTTVVYASDWPDPAETLPPPEVNRLAQPYGGYISPASTLDEVRVFISQWNTRPRGGTPYRVIQYAVNPLKPWE from the coding sequence ATCTTTCTCTGCTGGAATGCGCTTTCGGCGGGGGCTGGCGTTGCGCAGGCCGACTCGGGCCTCGCACCGGGGCAGGTGCTGCGCATCGGGCCCAGCGCCGGGACCGGGACGCCGACGGGTGACTACGGCATCGGTGCCACCGATCTCTGCGAGTTCATGGAGTTCCCGAGCCGTGTGCTGCAGGTGTGCGGTGACAGCTTCGCGGGCCAGGCCGTCGGCTTCGGCGGCTGGTATTCGCCGATCGCCCTGCACGTCGAACCGGACTCGATCGATGACCCGGCCGGTATCCGTTACGACGGGGTCAGCGGCGTCGACAAGCCGCTGCTGGCCGATCCGACCCCGCCGGGCAGTTCCCAGCTTCCCGCCGGTGTGGTCTCGATCAACCGTGAGAACTACATGATGGTCACCGTCACGCGCGATCTGACGCCGCAGACCTCTCGCCTGGTGAAAGCCGATGCCGCGCAAGCGGGTTGGACGACCATACCCGGATCGCAACGTGAGGCGTCGTACCTGGGCGGAACTCAATCGCAGGTCAGCGGCTACTACGATCCAATCCCCACGCCCGAATCGCCGCGCGGATGGGTGTACATCGTGGCCAACAACTTCGACCGCAGCGGACCGGTGTTCCTGTACCGAGTGACGCCGCAGGACTTCACCGACCGCTCGGCGTGGCAGGGCTGGTCCTCCGCAGCGGGCCGCTGGGGTGAGCCGGCCACGCCCCTGTGGTCGGATCGCTTGGGGGAGATGAGCATTCGCCTGATCGACGGCAAGGCGGTGCTGTCCTATTTCAACGCCACGACCGGCAACATGGAGATGCGCGTCGCCGACGACCCGACGCAGTTGGGCTCCGCGCCGGTGACGACGGTGGTCTACGCCAGCGACTGGCCGGATCCGGCCGAGACCCTGCCGCCGCCCGAGGTGAACCGGCTCGCGCAACCGTATGGCGGCTACATCTCACCGGCGTCGACCCTCGACGAGGTCCGCGTGTTCATCAGCCAATGGAACACCCGGCCCCGCGGCGGTACGCCCTACCGCGTGATCCAGTACGCGGTGAACCCGCTCAAGCCGTGGGAGTAG
- a CDS encoding Fur family transcriptional regulator, which translates to MTTVHDHDPKALLRAVGLRVTAPRVAVLEVLAEQPHSTADDVAMAVRQNLGSVSTQAVYDVLRACVNAGLVRRIEPAGSSARYETRTGDNHHHLVCRVCGRVADVDCAVGEAPCLEPSDLAGFEIDEAEVVYWGVCADCQQDTARETAKAQHSTT; encoded by the coding sequence GTGACCACGGTGCATGACCACGATCCCAAGGCTCTTCTGCGGGCCGTCGGGTTGCGCGTCACCGCGCCAAGGGTCGCGGTGCTCGAAGTGCTCGCCGAACAGCCACATTCGACGGCAGACGATGTGGCCATGGCAGTTCGCCAGAATCTCGGTTCGGTGTCCACCCAGGCGGTGTACGACGTCCTGCGCGCCTGCGTCAACGCGGGCCTGGTGCGGCGCATCGAACCCGCAGGGTCGTCCGCCCGGTACGAGACCAGGACCGGTGACAACCACCATCACCTGGTGTGCCGGGTGTGTGGCCGGGTGGCCGATGTCGACTGCGCGGTCGGCGAGGCGCCCTGCCTGGAGCCGTCGGATCTCGCGGGCTTCGAGATCGACGAGGCCGAGGTGGTGTACTGGGGAGTTTGCGCAGACTGCCAGCAGGACACCGCCCGCGAAACCGCCAAGGCGCAGCACAGCACCACATAG
- a CDS encoding sensor domain-containing protein: MRAVTVGLGVAGLVLASVAPAAARPSDPGVVSYAVMPKGSVSNIVGAPIRWESEFTAPFQAFSVDNPVCNNWADIGLPEVYNDPDLASFGGATAQTAAGDDTHLVKQAVGVFATVDAAERAYHRVVDRTVGCSGQTTAMHLDNFATEVWTFTGGPAGPADADWVKQEAGTDRRCFTTTRKRENVLLQAKVCQSGNGGPAVNVLAGAMQNTLGQ, encoded by the coding sequence ATGCGTGCCGTGACTGTGGGTCTCGGGGTGGCCGGACTCGTCTTGGCGTCAGTGGCACCCGCGGCGGCCCGGCCGTCGGATCCCGGTGTGGTGTCCTACGCGGTCATGCCGAAAGGTTCGGTGAGCAACATCGTCGGTGCCCCCATCCGGTGGGAATCCGAGTTCACCGCGCCGTTCCAGGCGTTCTCCGTCGACAACCCGGTGTGCAACAACTGGGCCGACATCGGGCTGCCCGAGGTGTACAACGACCCGGATCTGGCATCGTTCGGCGGTGCCACCGCCCAGACCGCAGCGGGCGACGACACGCACCTGGTGAAGCAGGCCGTGGGCGTGTTTGCGACGGTCGACGCGGCCGAGCGCGCCTATCACCGCGTCGTCGACCGCACGGTCGGCTGCTCGGGGCAGACCACCGCGATGCATCTGGACAACTTCGCGACCGAGGTGTGGACGTTCACCGGCGGACCGGCGGGACCCGCCGACGCCGACTGGGTCAAGCAGGAGGCCGGCACCGACCGGCGGTGCTTCACCACCACCCGTAAGCGAGAGAACGTTCTGCTGCAGGCCAAGGTGTGCCAGTCCGGCAACGGCGGGCCTGCGGTCAACGTGCTGGCCGGTGCCATGCAGAACACCTTGGGGCAATAA
- the egtA gene encoding ergothioneine biosynthesis glutamate--cysteine ligase EgtA, whose amino-acid sequence MALPARTHSGCTVPVEFTSAEQAAAHIGAHSLQDGPLGRVGLEIEAHCFDLTQPTRRPDWDELSAAIADVPPLPGGSRITVEPGGAVELSGPPYDGAVAAIAALQADRTVLRAAFARRNLGLVLLGTDPLRPTRRVNPGPRYSAMEQFFTASGTGEAGAAMMTATASVQVNLDAGPRDGWAERVRLAHALGPTMIAITANSPMLRGQFTGWSSTRQRVWGQLDSARCGPVLGLDGDDPAGEWARYALRAPVMLVNSPEAVPVTNWVPFVDWADGRAVLGGRRPTESDLDYHLTTLFPPVRPRRWLEIRYLDSVPDALWPAAVFTLTTLLDDPVAAEKAADATRPVATAWDRAARMGLTDRHLHTAALACVRLAAERAPAELEESMRQLVRSVEQRRSPADDFSDRVVARGIAAAVRELAKGEL is encoded by the coding sequence ATGGCCTTACCCGCCAGAACCCATTCTGGCTGCACGGTTCCGGTCGAGTTCACCAGCGCCGAGCAGGCCGCGGCCCACATCGGTGCGCACAGCCTGCAGGACGGTCCGCTGGGGCGTGTGGGGTTGGAGATCGAGGCGCACTGTTTCGACCTGACCCAGCCGACGCGGCGGCCGGACTGGGATGAGCTGTCCGCCGCGATCGCGGACGTGCCGCCACTACCCGGCGGAAGCCGGATCACGGTGGAACCCGGCGGCGCCGTCGAGTTGTCCGGGCCACCGTACGACGGCGCGGTCGCCGCGATCGCCGCGCTGCAGGCCGATCGTACGGTCCTTCGTGCGGCGTTCGCGCGCCGGAATCTTGGTCTGGTGCTGCTGGGCACCGATCCGCTGCGGCCCACCCGCAGGGTCAATCCAGGGCCCCGATATTCGGCCATGGAGCAGTTCTTCACCGCCAGCGGTACCGGCGAGGCCGGCGCGGCGATGATGACGGCCACCGCGTCGGTGCAGGTCAATCTCGATGCCGGGCCGCGGGACGGCTGGGCCGAGCGGGTGCGGCTGGCACATGCGCTGGGCCCCACCATGATCGCGATCACCGCCAACTCGCCGATGCTGCGCGGTCAGTTCACGGGATGGAGTTCGACGCGGCAACGCGTGTGGGGTCAGCTCGACTCGGCGCGGTGCGGGCCGGTGCTGGGTCTCGACGGCGACGATCCGGCCGGTGAGTGGGCCCGCTACGCACTGCGGGCGCCCGTGATGCTCGTGAACTCTCCGGAGGCGGTCCCCGTTACCAATTGGGTGCCGTTTGTTGACTGGGCCGATGGGCGGGCGGTGCTCGGCGGGCGAAGGCCGACCGAGTCCGATCTCGACTACCATCTGACGACGCTGTTCCCGCCGGTGCGGCCGCGCCGGTGGCTGGAGATCCGCTATCTCGACAGCGTGCCCGACGCGCTGTGGCCGGCCGCGGTGTTCACGCTGACCACGCTGCTCGACGACCCGGTGGCCGCCGAAAAAGCCGCTGACGCAACGCGTCCGGTGGCGACCGCCTGGGACCGCGCCGCCCGGATGGGGCTCACGGATCGGCACCTGCACACCGCTGCGCTCGCGTGTGTGCGCCTCGCGGCCGAGCGGGCACCCGCCGAGCTCGAGGAATCGATGAGGCAACTGGTGCGTTCGGTCGAACAGAGACGTAGTCCGGCCGACGACTTCTCCGACCGGGTGGTGGCACGCGGAATCGCCGCCGCCGTCCGAGAACTGGCGAAAGGTGAGCTTTGA
- the egtB gene encoding ergothioneine biosynthesis protein EgtB, producing MITRETLADELALARERTLRLVEFDDAELHRQYNPLMSPLVWDLAHIGQQEELWLLRDGNPHRPGLLSPEVDRLYDAFEHSRASRVNLPLLPPSDARAYCATVRAKALDTLDTLRDDDPGFRFALVISHENQHDETMLQALNLRQGPPLLDAGTPLPAGRPGVAGTSVLVPGGPFVLGVDAVSEPHSLDNERPAHVVDVPSFRIGRVPVTNAEWREFVADGGYDQPRWWSPRGWAHRQEAGLTAPQFWNPDGTRTRFGHIEEIPDDEPVQHVTFFEAEAYAAWAGARLPTEIEWEKACAWDPAAGVRRRFPWGSAQPSDALANLGGDARRPAPVGAYPAGASAYGAEQMLGDVWEWTTSPLRPWPGFTPMVYERYSTPFFEGSGAGEYRVLRGGSWAVAPGILRPSFRNWDHPIRRQIFAGVRLAWDV from the coding sequence TTGATCACACGCGAGACGCTGGCCGACGAGCTGGCCCTGGCCCGCGAACGGACGCTGCGGCTGGTGGAGTTCGACGACGCAGAACTGCACCGCCAGTACAACCCGCTGATGAGCCCGCTGGTGTGGGATCTGGCGCATATCGGGCAGCAGGAAGAGCTGTGGCTGCTGCGTGACGGCAACCCGCACCGCCCTGGCCTGCTCTCACCCGAGGTGGACCGGCTCTACGACGCTTTCGAGCATTCCCGCGCGAGCCGGGTCAATTTGCCGTTGCTGCCGCCATCCGATGCGCGTGCGTACTGTGCGACGGTGCGTGCCAAGGCGCTGGACACCCTCGACACGTTGCGCGACGACGACCCCGGCTTCCGGTTCGCCCTGGTGATCAGCCACGAGAACCAGCACGACGAGACCATGCTGCAGGCGCTGAACCTGCGGCAGGGCCCGCCTCTGCTCGACGCCGGCACCCCGCTGCCTGCGGGTAGGCCGGGAGTGGCGGGGACGTCGGTGCTGGTGCCGGGCGGCCCGTTCGTGCTCGGCGTCGACGCGGTGAGCGAACCGCACTCACTGGACAACGAGCGGCCCGCACACGTCGTCGATGTGCCGTCGTTCCGGATCGGGCGTGTGCCGGTGACCAACGCCGAGTGGCGCGAGTTCGTCGCCGACGGCGGCTACGACCAGCCGCGGTGGTGGTCACCGCGCGGTTGGGCCCACCGGCAGGAGGCGGGCCTGACGGCCCCGCAGTTCTGGAACCCCGACGGCACCCGTACCCGGTTCGGGCACATCGAGGAGATCCCTGACGACGAACCCGTGCAGCACGTGACGTTTTTCGAGGCCGAGGCGTATGCGGCGTGGGCCGGTGCGCGGTTGCCCACCGAGATCGAGTGGGAGAAGGCCTGCGCGTGGGATCCCGCCGCCGGCGTCCGCCGTCGATTCCCTTGGGGCTCGGCACAACCCAGCGATGCACTCGCCAACCTCGGGGGTGATGCGCGTCGCCCGGCCCCCGTCGGCGCCTACCCGGCGGGCGCGTCGGCGTACGGCGCCGAGCAGATGCTGGGCGACGTGTGGGAGTGGACCACCTCACCGCTGCGGCCGTGGCCCGGTTTCACCCCGATGGTCTACGAGCGTTACAGCACACCGTTCTTCGAAGGCAGCGGGGCGGGCGAGTACCGCGTGCTGCGCGGTGGGTCGTGGGCCGTGGCGCCCGGCATCCTGCGGCCCAGCTTCCGCAACTGGGACCACCCGATCCGGCGGCAGATCTTCGCGGGTGTCCGCCTGGCCTGGGACGTCTGA
- the egtC gene encoding ergothioneine biosynthesis protein EgtC: MCRHVAWLGVPRSVAELVLDPPQGLLVQSYAPRRQKHGLMNADGWGAGFFDDDGVPRRWRSDKPLWGDASFASVAPALRSRCVLAAVRSATIGMPIEPSASAPFSDGRWLLSHNGLVDRAVLPLDGHAESTVDSAVLAALIFARGLDALGDTVTEVGERDPNARLNILAANGSRLLATTWGDTLSMLRGPEGVVLASEPYDDDPDWSDIPDRHLVDVRESHVEVTPL, translated from the coding sequence ATGTGCCGGCATGTGGCGTGGCTGGGTGTGCCGCGGTCGGTGGCCGAGTTGGTGCTCGACCCGCCACAGGGCCTGCTGGTGCAGTCCTACGCACCGCGACGCCAGAAGCACGGCCTGATGAACGCCGATGGTTGGGGTGCGGGCTTTTTCGACGACGACGGGGTGCCCCGCCGCTGGCGCAGCGACAAACCGTTGTGGGGCGACGCGTCGTTCGCGTCGGTCGCGCCCGCGCTGCGCAGTCGCTGTGTGCTGGCCGCGGTGCGCTCGGCGACCATCGGCATGCCGATCGAACCGTCGGCGTCGGCGCCGTTCAGCGACGGGCGATGGCTGTTGTCCCACAACGGTCTGGTCGACCGCGCGGTGCTCCCACTCGACGGCCACGCTGAGTCGACGGTCGACAGCGCGGTGCTCGCGGCGCTGATCTTCGCCCGTGGCCTCGACGCGCTCGGCGACACCGTCACCGAGGTCGGCGAACGAGATCCGAATGCGCGGTTGAACATACTGGCCGCCAACGGTTCCCGACTGTTGGCCACGACCTGGGGCGACACCCTGTCGATGTTGCGCGGCCCGGAAGGTGTCGTGCTCGCCAGCGAACCCTACGACGACGATCCCGACTGGTCCGACATCCCGGACCGCCACCTCGTCGACGTCCGCGAATCCCACGTCGAGGTGACACCCCTGTGA
- the egtD gene encoding L-histidine N(alpha)-methyltransferase gives MTLSLANHLAADSAAEALRRDVHAGLTATPKSLPPKWFYDAAGSDLFDQITRLPEYYPTRTEAQILRHRSAEIVAAAGADTLVELGSGTSEKTRMLLDAMRDAGLLRRFIPFDVDAGILRSAGEAIGAEYPGIEIEAVCGDFEEHLGKIPRVGRRLVVFLGSTVGNLTPEPRAEFLATLADTLQPGDSLLLGTDLVKDTERLVRAYDDAAGVTAAFNRNVLAVVNRELSADFALDAFEHIARWNDDEERIEMWLRASTAQHVRIPALDLEVDFAAGEEMLTEVSCKFRPDNVAAELAEAGLRQTHWWTDPAGDFGLSLAVR, from the coding sequence ATGACGCTCTCACTGGCCAACCACCTGGCCGCCGACTCGGCCGCCGAAGCGCTGCGCCGCGACGTCCACGCGGGCCTCACCGCGACTCCGAAGAGTCTGCCGCCCAAGTGGTTCTACGATGCGGCCGGAAGCGACCTGTTCGATCAGATCACCCGGTTGCCGGAGTACTACCCCACCCGCACCGAGGCACAGATCCTGCGGCACCGCTCCGCGGAGATCGTCGCGGCCGCGGGTGCCGACACCCTGGTGGAACTGGGTAGCGGGACCTCGGAGAAGACCCGCATGCTGCTCGACGCGATGCGCGACGCCGGCCTGCTGCGCCGCTTCATCCCCTTCGACGTCGACGCGGGCATCCTGCGCTCGGCGGGTGAGGCGATCGGCGCCGAATACCCTGGCATCGAAATCGAGGCTGTCTGCGGTGATTTCGAGGAACATCTCGGCAAGATTCCCCGCGTCGGACGCCGGCTGGTGGTGTTCCTTGGCTCAACCGTCGGCAACCTCACCCCGGAACCGCGCGCCGAGTTCCTGGCGACCCTCGCCGATACCCTGCAGCCGGGCGACAGCCTGCTGTTGGGCACCGACCTGGTGAAGGACACCGAGCGGCTCGTGCGCGCATACGATGACGCGGCCGGGGTCACCGCGGCTTTCAATCGCAATGTGCTGGCCGTGGTGAACCGCGAGTTGTCCGCCGACTTCGCCCTCGACGCATTCGAGCACATCGCCAGGTGGAACGACGACGAGGAACGCATCGAGATGTGGTTGCGTGCTAGCACCGCGCAGCACGTCCGCATCCCGGCGCTGGACCTCGAGGTCGACTTCGCCGCGGGCGAGGAGATGCTGACCGAGGTGTCCTGCAAGTTCCGGCCCGACAACGTGGCTGCCGAACTCGCGGAAGCCGGTTTGCGGCAGACGCATTGGTGGACCGATCC